The proteins below come from a single Oscillospiraceae bacterium genomic window:
- a CDS encoding exodeoxyribonuclease III: MKFISWNVNGLRACLKKGFEDVFRTLDADFFCIQETKMQPGQADFAPEGYTEYIYSADKKGYSGTAVWAKTPALSVRYGLDEDVHNHEGRAITLEYPDFYLVNLYVPNAQNELARIDYRMQWEDDLRRYLQRLDAEKPVILCGDLNVAHENIDLKNPGPNRGAAGFSDQERGKLDELLAAGFTDSFRRLHPDATGMYSWWSMRFRARERNAGWRIDYFLVSDRIADKIQTAAILMDVMGSDHCPVELDMKF; encoded by the coding sequence ATGAAATTCATCAGCTGGAATGTCAACGGCCTGCGCGCCTGTCTTAAAAAAGGCTTTGAGGATGTGTTCCGCACGCTGGACGCGGACTTTTTCTGCATTCAGGAAACGAAAATGCAGCCCGGGCAGGCCGACTTTGCGCCAGAGGGCTACACCGAGTACATCTACAGCGCCGATAAAAAGGGCTACTCCGGCACGGCTGTCTGGGCCAAAACACCGGCGCTCAGCGTGCGGTACGGTCTGGACGAGGATGTCCATAACCATGAGGGCCGCGCCATCACGCTGGAATACCCGGATTTCTACCTTGTCAACCTCTATGTTCCCAACGCCCAGAACGAGCTGGCGCGCATCGACTACCGTATGCAGTGGGAGGATGATCTGCGCCGCTACCTGCAGAGGCTTGACGCCGAAAAGCCGGTCATTCTTTGCGGAGATCTGAATGTGGCGCATGAGAACATCGACCTGAAGAATCCCGGCCCCAACCGCGGCGCGGCGGGCTTCAGCGATCAGGAGCGCGGCAAGCTGGACGAGCTGCTGGCGGCAGGCTTTACCGATTCCTTCCGCCGCCTGCACCCCGATGCCACAGGCATGTATAGCTGGTGGAGCATGCGGTTCCGCGCGCGGGAGCGCAACGCGGGCTGGCGTATCGACTATTTTCTGGTCAGCGACCGCATTGCCGACAAAATCCAGACCGCTGCGATCCTGATGGATGTGATGGGCAGCGACCACTGCCCGGTGGAGCTGGATATGAAATTTTAA